The Helicobacter mustelae genome has a segment encoding these proteins:
- the rfaE1 gene encoding D-glycero-beta-D-manno-heptose-7-phosphate kinase, translating into MDLAKTPRILVVGDLMVDHYIWGDSTRISPEAPVQIVDVKNENNRLGGACNVAHNLIAMGAKVELCGVIGGDGMGEWLITQLDSLKIGIQSILRDGTRPTIKKTRVIIAGQQVLRIDRESKEVLSKDFSQRLFSSLAHRMREFDGVILSDYNKGVLSPSFTQQLIALARSENKPILCDPKGRDFTKYKGATLLTPNKKEAQIATGMDIVDEKSLQVVAQQLKKDCALSVSLITLSEDGIGILDEQDEICVIPTIAKEVFDVTGAGDTVIAALAFGLACKMDIFEACKFANAAAAVVVSKVGSATASMQEIQQILDPHATPAKKLITLPMLLENLQEYRGKIVFTNGCFDILHRGHLQYLKEARSLGDLLIVGLNSDDSVRRLKGEERPINSQEDRAFMLSGLECVDYIVIFEEDTPLELIKDIEPDILVKGGDYHGKIVVGSEYAKEVVLIDYVPGHSTSHTIQKIRSKKE; encoded by the coding sequence ATGGATTTGGCCAAAACACCAAGGATTTTGGTGGTTGGGGATTTGATGGTGGATCATTATATCTGGGGGGATAGCACGAGAATCTCTCCAGAAGCACCTGTGCAGATCGTGGATGTCAAGAATGAAAACAATCGCCTAGGCGGGGCTTGCAATGTGGCGCATAATCTCATAGCCATGGGTGCGAAAGTAGAGCTTTGTGGTGTGATTGGAGGGGATGGCATGGGAGAGTGGCTAATCACACAGCTAGATTCTCTAAAAATTGGAATTCAGAGTATTTTGAGAGATGGCACCCGCCCCACAATAAAAAAAACTCGCGTCATCATTGCAGGTCAGCAGGTTTTGCGTATCGATAGAGAATCCAAAGAGGTGCTCAGTAAAGATTTTAGTCAGAGGCTTTTTTCTAGTCTTGCGCATAGAATGAGGGAATTTGATGGAGTGATTCTATCAGATTACAACAAGGGTGTGCTAAGCCCCTCTTTTACCCAGCAGCTCATTGCCCTTGCGCGCAGTGAAAACAAACCGATTTTATGCGATCCCAAGGGACGGGATTTTACCAAATACAAGGGCGCGACCCTCCTCACCCCAAACAAAAAAGAAGCCCAGATTGCCACAGGTATGGATATTGTTGATGAAAAGAGTCTGCAAGTAGTAGCACAGCAGTTAAAAAAAGACTGTGCGCTCTCTGTCTCTTTGATTACGCTTAGTGAAGATGGCATCGGGATCTTGGATGAGCAAGATGAGATTTGTGTGATCCCCACCATTGCAAAAGAGGTTTTTGATGTGACTGGTGCTGGAGATACGGTGATTGCTGCGCTTGCCTTTGGTCTAGCTTGCAAGATGGATATTTTTGAGGCCTGTAAATTTGCCAATGCAGCAGCAGCGGTGGTGGTAAGCAAAGTAGGTAGTGCCACAGCAAGTATGCAAGAGATTCAGCAGATCCTAGATCCTCATGCCACCCCTGCCAAGAAACTCATCACACTTCCCATGCTGCTAGAGAACTTGCAAGAATACAGGGGCAAAATCGTCTTTACCAATGGCTGCTTTGACATTTTGCATCGTGGGCATTTGCAATATCTCAAAGAGGCGCGCTCTCTAGGAGATCTGCTCATAGTAGGACTCAATAGTGATGACTCTGTGCGTCGCCTCAAGGGAGAGGAGCGTCCCATCAACTCCCAAGAAGATCGCGCTTTTATGCTCTCTGGCCTAGAATGCGTGGATTATATTGTGATCTTTGAAGAAGATACACCACTAGAGCTCATTAAGGACATTGAGCCAGATATTTTGGTTAAGGGTGGGGATTATCATGGCAAAATCGTAGTAGGCAGCGAATATGCCAAAGAGGTTGTGCTCATTGATTATGTGCCAGGGCATTCTACAAGCCACACCATCCAAAAAATCCGATCAAAAAAGGAATAA
- the greA gene encoding transcription elongation factor GreA: protein MAMEPITQYGYEKLRAELKDLKEIQRPNIVKDIDIARSHGDLKENAEYHAAKEKQLFIEARINDLTLLLSNVQIIDPHTLSHEKVSFGSSVKIRNLDTEKTFCYTIVGSVESDPARGLISFGSPIAKSLIGKIVGDEVSIVLPNGESDFEILEVFYKPIEFEI, encoded by the coding sequence ATGGCTATGGAACCAATTACTCAGTATGGGTATGAAAAACTTCGCGCAGAGCTCAAAGATCTCAAAGAAATCCAAAGACCAAACATCGTAAAAGATATCGATATTGCGCGCAGTCATGGAGATCTCAAGGAAAATGCAGAGTATCATGCTGCAAAAGAAAAGCAGCTTTTCATTGAAGCTCGCATTAATGATTTGACTCTTCTGCTTAGCAATGTGCAAATCATCGACCCCCATACCCTCAGCCATGAAAAAGTTAGCTTTGGAAGCAGTGTGAAGATCCGCAATCTTGATACAGAAAAAACCTTCTGCTATACCATCGTGGGGAGTGTGGAGAGCGATCCAGCGCGTGGGTTGATTTCTTTTGGTTCTCCCATCGCAAAAAGTCTGATTGGCAAGATCGTAGGAGATGAGGTGAGTATTGTTTTGCCAAATGGGGAGAGTGATTTTGAAATCCTAGAAGTTTTTTATAAGCCCATAGAATTTGAGATATAA
- the rfaD gene encoding ADP-glyceromanno-heptose 6-epimerase, with the protein MQDFNHKTIIITGGAGFIGSNLAHYFQEHFPKARVIVFDKFRDEAKFPSGNPTSLGHFKNLRGFCGEVITGDINNPLDVARLKALDFDILFHHAAISDTTVMDQKLVMQTNHCAFLDLLDLTLTKGAKMVYASSAGTYGNTKAPNIVGCGEKPENVYGFSKLMMDQSVRNILAKDPNLPIVGLRFFNVYGEREFFKGKTASMILQLGLQALQNKKVRLFEFGEQMRDFVYVKDVIEANLCAANAKKGGIYNVGSGVARSYNDIVGILKKNLGDFEVEYIPNPYAFFQTHTQADISSFTQDLGYRPKYTLEQGIESYVEEIRQIAGEL; encoded by the coding sequence ATGCAAGATTTCAACCACAAAACCATCATCATCACCGGCGGTGCGGGATTTATTGGTAGCAACCTCGCTCATTATTTCCAAGAGCATTTTCCCAAGGCTCGCGTGATTGTTTTTGATAAGTTTCGCGATGAAGCCAAATTCCCTAGCGGCAATCCTACCTCTTTGGGACATTTCAAAAATCTTAGAGGATTTTGCGGAGAAGTGATCACGGGGGATATTAATAATCCCTTGGATGTTGCGCGACTTAAAGCCCTTGATTTTGACATCCTCTTTCATCATGCAGCCATTTCTGATACCACGGTGATGGATCAAAAACTCGTTATGCAGACCAATCACTGTGCATTTTTGGATCTGCTTGATCTTACGCTTACTAAGGGTGCCAAAATGGTCTATGCCTCCTCTGCTGGCACCTATGGAAATACCAAGGCTCCCAATATCGTAGGATGCGGGGAGAAGCCTGAGAATGTTTATGGATTTTCCAAACTCATGATGGATCAGAGTGTGCGCAATATCCTAGCCAAGGATCCCAATCTCCCCATTGTCGGACTGCGGTTTTTCAATGTATATGGGGAGAGGGAGTTTTTCAAGGGCAAGACTGCATCCATGATTTTGCAATTAGGTCTGCAGGCATTGCAAAACAAAAAAGTGCGTTTGTTTGAGTTTGGTGAGCAGATGCGAGATTTTGTTTATGTCAAAGATGTGATAGAGGCCAATCTCTGTGCTGCTAATGCAAAAAAGGGCGGAATCTACAATGTGGGCAGCGGGGTGGCGCGCAGTTATAATGATATCGTAGGGATTTTGAAGAAAAATTTAGGGGATTTTGAGGTGGAATACATCCCCAATCCCTATGCTTTTTTTCAGACCCATACGCAAGCAGATATTTCTTCTTTCACGCAAGATCTAGGATATAGGCCAAAATACACCCTAGAACAAGGCATAGAATCCTATGTAGAAGAGATTAGGCAAATTGCAGGAGAATTGTGA
- the dut gene encoding dUTP diphosphatase, which translates to MQVKIKKIHPDAKIPLYQTQGAAGFDLQSIEEVVIPAHSHGLVKTGLCIQVPEGYELQVRPRSGLAFKSGITVLNSPGTIDSDYRGEIMVILYNSTKEDFFIAKGDRIAQGVISQYAKVEFDAVEDLDPSPRGEKGLGSTGI; encoded by the coding sequence ATGCAGGTGAAGATTAAAAAAATCCATCCAGATGCAAAAATCCCCCTCTATCAAACTCAAGGAGCTGCGGGCTTTGATTTGCAGAGCATTGAGGAAGTGGTGATTCCAGCCCACAGTCATGGATTGGTTAAGACAGGGCTATGTATCCAGGTTCCTGAAGGCTATGAGTTGCAGGTGCGTCCTAGAAGCGGATTGGCATTCAAATCTGGCATCACTGTGCTCAATTCCCCAGGAACCATTGATAGTGATTATCGCGGTGAAATTATGGTGATTTTGTATAATAGCACCAAAGAAGATTTTTTCATTGCCAAGGGAGATCGTATTGCTCAGGGCGTGATTTCCCAATATGCAAAGGTGGAATTTGATGCGGTGGAGGATTTGGATCCTAGCCCAAGGGGTGAAAAAGGATTAGGTAGCACTGGAATATAA
- the hisG gene encoding ATP phosphoribosyltransferase, whose translation MLTIALPKGRIAEDTLRIFSQIFGREFLFDQRKLILKIGDFVFLLVRNQDVPTYVSHHSADLGIVGRDVLEEQRSDVLPLLDLGIGRCKIVVGSEIGKPIDYGKSQIKIATKMPHITQEFFSQKAIAVDVVKLYGSIELAPLVGLADGIVDIVETGLTMQQNNLEIAEVIMESSVFLVANKNSFLAKKRAILSLQEKIKGQVER comes from the coding sequence ATGCTTACCATCGCTTTGCCAAAAGGCAGGATTGCAGAGGACACCTTGCGCATTTTTTCTCAAATTTTTGGCAGGGAATTTCTCTTTGACCAAAGAAAATTGATCTTAAAAATTGGAGATTTTGTATTTTTGCTGGTGCGCAATCAAGATGTCCCCACCTATGTATCGCATCATTCCGCAGATCTTGGGATTGTTGGGAGGGATGTGCTAGAAGAGCAGAGGAGTGATGTTTTGCCGCTTTTGGACCTTGGGATTGGCAGATGCAAGATTGTGGTGGGTTCTGAGATTGGCAAGCCTATTGATTATGGTAAGTCTCAAATCAAGATCGCTACCAAAATGCCTCACATCACTCAGGAGTTTTTTTCTCAAAAAGCCATTGCCGTGGATGTGGTCAAGCTCTATGGATCCATTGAATTGGCTCCTTTGGTGGGCCTTGCAGATGGGATTGTGGATATCGTGGAGACTGGCCTCACTATGCAGCAAAACAATCTAGAAATTGCTGAGGTGATCATGGAATCTAGCGTTTTTTTGGTCGCAAACAAAAATAGTTTTTTGGCCAAGAAGCGTGCGATTTTATCCTTGCAAGAAAAAATCAAAGGACAGGTGGAAAGATGA
- a CDS encoding type III pantothenate kinase, with protein MEKEKMILCDIGNTHLHFYNQKSIWRVLPEHLNKSFLNDEIYYISVCREYEERLLKMSKRCCNVGSLISIDTSYAGLGVDRRAACVSVRDGVVIDAGSAITIDIMEDSTHLGGCILPGLYAYSNAFAEISPALKKPLHFQVSLEDLPQATQDAMSFGVLKGISLLVADMAKDKKIYITGGDGKFFSKLLPNSIYDEMLIFRGMEACIQKAIQKGVL; from the coding sequence ATGGAAAAAGAAAAAATGATCCTTTGTGACATTGGTAATACGCATCTGCATTTCTACAATCAAAAAAGCATCTGGAGGGTCTTGCCAGAGCATCTAAACAAAAGTTTTTTGAATGATGAGATTTATTATATCAGCGTGTGCAGGGAATATGAGGAGAGATTGCTCAAGATGTCTAAGCGCTGTTGCAATGTTGGCTCTCTCATTTCTATTGACACCTCTTATGCAGGGCTTGGCGTGGATCGGCGTGCTGCATGTGTGAGCGTGCGAGATGGGGTGGTGATTGATGCAGGCAGTGCGATTACCATTGATATCATGGAGGATTCCACGCATCTTGGGGGTTGCATTTTGCCAGGTCTTTATGCCTATAGCAATGCCTTTGCAGAGATTTCTCCAGCACTCAAAAAACCCCTTCACTTCCAAGTCTCCCTAGAGGACCTCCCCCAGGCCACCCAGGATGCCATGAGCTTTGGAGTTTTGAAGGGCATTTCTTTACTTGTTGCAGACATGGCAAAGGACAAAAAAATCTATATCACCGGCGGGGATGGGAAATTTTTCTCAAAGCTCCTCCCTAATAGTATTTATGATGAGATGTTGATTTTTCGCGGCATGGAGGCTTGCATCCAGAAAGCCATCCAAAAAGGAGTCCTATAA
- a CDS encoding argininosuccinate synthase domain-containing protein: MKALALFSGGLDSLISMKLLKDQNIEVIALHFNIGFGGNYDKKEYLLNATKQIGVELLICDIRQQFFDNILFAPKYGYGKYFNPCIDCHANMFIQAFDKLLELGADFIISGEVLGQRPKSQRREAMDQVKKLIREAGKHPKFSHLLAKDANDNSKPASLDELILRPMCAKLLPPSFMEKNLWVDREKLLDISGRGRTRQLKMAQDFGWKYYEKPGGGCLLTNTSVALKLKDLSNHRKMILEDTQMIKVGRYLILQENARCVIARNEEENKKLSAPNPMVEKIQLLDCIGPLALIEKDASPNDKILAARITLGYGKTELEKTYKVKIGEEEHSLTPYSKEEAKKFLFLQQ; the protein is encoded by the coding sequence ATGAAAGCTTTGGCACTTTTTAGCGGTGGATTAGACAGCCTCATTTCCATGAAATTACTCAAAGATCAAAATATTGAAGTCATCGCGCTGCATTTTAATATTGGTTTTGGCGGGAATTATGACAAAAAGGAATATCTCCTCAATGCCACAAAACAAATTGGCGTAGAGCTCTTAATCTGTGACATCCGTCAGCAGTTTTTTGACAACATCCTCTTTGCTCCAAAATATGGCTATGGCAAATATTTCAACCCCTGCATCGACTGTCATGCCAATATGTTCATCCAGGCTTTTGACAAGCTCCTAGAGCTTGGGGCAGATTTCATCATCAGCGGGGAAGTTCTAGGCCAGCGGCCAAAAAGCCAGCGCAGAGAGGCCATGGACCAAGTCAAAAAACTCATCCGTGAAGCTGGGAAACATCCCAAATTCTCCCATCTATTAGCCAAGGATGCAAACGATAACAGCAAGCCAGCAAGCCTAGATGAACTCATCTTACGTCCCATGTGTGCTAAGCTCCTGCCACCAAGTTTCATGGAAAAAAATCTCTGGGTGGATCGAGAAAAATTATTAGATATTTCTGGGAGAGGACGCACTAGGCAGCTGAAAATGGCACAGGATTTTGGATGGAAATATTACGAAAAGCCAGGAGGTGGCTGCCTGCTAACCAACACCAGCGTGGCACTGAAGCTAAAAGATCTAAGCAATCATCGAAAAATGATATTAGAAGATACACAAATGATAAAAGTGGGCAGGTATTTAATCTTGCAAGAAAATGCAAGATGTGTGATTGCAAGAAACGAAGAAGAAAACAAAAAGCTCTCTGCCCCAAATCCCATGGTGGAGAAAATCCAGCTGCTAGATTGCATCGGTCCTCTAGCGCTCATCGAAAAAGATGCCAGCCCAAATGACAAGATCCTAGCAGCCAGGATCACACTTGGCTATGGCAAAACAGAGCTAGAAAAAACCTACAAAGTCAAAATCGGAGAAGAGGAGCACAGCCTCACTCCTTACAGCAAAGAAGAGGCAAAGAAATTCCTCTTTTTGCAGCAATGA
- a CDS encoding D-glycero-alpha-D-manno-heptose-1,7-bisphosphate 7-phosphatase, whose amino-acid sequence MRAVFFDRDGVINQDFGYVYRPRDFIFLEGLFELLAFCKDRGYLLILVTNQSGIGMGYYSQRDFEILSAYMQDQLQSALGFGMDGIYHCPHAPKENCPCRKPKPGMILQAIKEHGIHPGQSILIGDRARDIQAAQNAGVKYKILLDTPGKDNREEIPEMSNFYKITHLKEMIEILKKEIK is encoded by the coding sequence ATGAGGGCAGTATTTTTTGATCGAGATGGCGTGATTAACCAGGATTTTGGCTATGTGTATAGACCTAGGGATTTTATTTTTTTGGAGGGCTTATTTGAGCTCTTGGCCTTCTGTAAAGACAGGGGCTATCTCTTGATTTTAGTCACCAATCAATCAGGCATTGGGATGGGATATTATAGCCAGAGGGATTTTGAAATTCTTAGTGCCTACATGCAAGATCAACTCCAAAGTGCGCTGGGATTTGGGATGGATGGGATCTATCATTGTCCGCATGCCCCAAAAGAGAATTGTCCTTGTAGGAAGCCAAAGCCTGGCATGATCCTGCAAGCCATAAAGGAGCATGGGATTCATCCAGGGCAGAGTATTTTAATCGGGGATCGCGCGCGGGATATACAGGCAGCGCAAAATGCGGGAGTCAAGTACAAGATCCTGTTAGATACACCAGGTAAAGACAACAGAGAAGAGATTCCAGAAATGTCAAATTTTTATAAAATTACACATCTCAAAGAAATGATAGAAATTCTCAAAAAGGAGATTAAATAA
- a CDS encoding sulfite exporter TauE/SafE family protein has translation MFVGAFVTAFLMSLSHCVGMCGGIVAAYSSRLSPTSTFFQRFLAHLSYNLGRISVYLLIGLICGFIGYKISIQKELSAVFLMILGILLMLYAFCYVFAPKILRIIEPDISSSSFFRRFFSYFLGSKSIVGLYFLGVLNGLLPCGMIYYFAGVALGAGSILGSVLVMAGFGLATAVSLLLFGMVFGAILTPRFRRVFLWLAFFLMLGFGFLNFIKGFKMLNTQHSPPHSMHHMHHEM, from the coding sequence TTGTTTGTTGGTGCTTTTGTCACGGCTTTTTTGATGTCTCTCTCCCACTGCGTGGGCATGTGTGGAGGCATTGTGGCAGCATATTCCTCGCGTCTCTCTCCTACCAGTACATTTTTTCAGAGATTTTTGGCTCATCTCTCCTATAATCTAGGGCGCATTAGCGTATATTTGCTTATTGGCCTCATCTGCGGTTTCATTGGCTACAAAATCAGCATCCAAAAAGAGCTTAGCGCGGTTTTTTTGATGATTTTGGGGATTTTGCTCATGCTGTATGCATTCTGCTATGTTTTTGCCCCAAAAATTTTGCGCATTATTGAGCCTGATATTTCTAGTAGCTCTTTTTTTCGGCGCTTTTTTTCTTATTTCTTGGGCAGCAAAAGCATTGTGGGATTGTATTTTTTGGGCGTGCTCAATGGCCTTTTGCCCTGTGGCATGATTTATTATTTTGCTGGTGTAGCTCTTGGGGCGGGTAGCATTCTTGGGAGCGTGCTTGTCATGGCTGGCTTTGGCCTGGCTACAGCGGTGAGTTTGCTGCTTTTTGGCATGGTATTTGGAGCCATCCTAACTCCCAGGTTTCGCCGCGTTTTTCTGTGGTTGGCTTTTTTTTTGATGCTGGGTTTTGGGTTTTTGAATTTTATCAAAGGCTTCAAGATGCTAAACACACAGCATAGCCCACCCCATTCTATGCACCATATGCATCATGAGATGTGA
- the gmhA gene encoding D-sedoheptulose 7-phosphate isomerase, which translates to MQAFIQEELSKHLQVARDTEALAPRILQVVQVLGATLKKGNKILICGNGGSAGDSQHFAAELTGRYKKERKALAGIALSTDTSALTAIGNDYGYEYVFCRQVEALARENDVLFGISTSGNSKNVLLAMQKAKSLGCKNIALSGRDGGAIAELADYNLIVPSNDTPRIQEMHIFIIHTLCDLLEREY; encoded by the coding sequence ATGCAAGCTTTTATCCAAGAAGAATTAAGCAAACATCTACAGGTAGCAAGAGACACAGAAGCACTCGCCCCAAGGATCCTGCAAGTAGTACAGGTGCTAGGAGCTACGCTAAAAAAGGGAAATAAAATTTTAATTTGTGGCAATGGAGGAAGTGCTGGAGATTCCCAACATTTTGCCGCAGAGCTTACTGGGCGTTATAAAAAAGAACGCAAGGCACTAGCTGGGATTGCGCTTAGTACAGATACCTCTGCGCTCACTGCCATTGGCAATGATTATGGCTATGAGTATGTATTTTGCCGCCAAGTAGAGGCTTTGGCTCGTGAAAATGATGTATTGTTTGGAATATCTACAAGTGGAAATTCTAAAAATGTCTTGCTTGCAATGCAAAAGGCAAAGAGCCTTGGCTGCAAAAATATTGCACTTAGTGGTAGGGATGGAGGCGCGATTGCAGAGCTGGCTGACTACAATCTCATCGTGCCAAGCAATGACACTCCAAGGATTCAAGAAATGCATATTTTTATCATCCACACACTTTGTGACTTGCTAGAGAGGGAATATTAA
- a CDS encoding tetratricopeptide repeat protein yields MFFLKWLLALLLFFSFIHAETLADAKNYIENKQYQKALMIYQSYCDRSNPIACLSLGILYSDGKGVRQDYKSAATYLQKACDGRVAMACRLLGAIYYDGKGEVKRDVNQGVELYEKACNGRDALSCLSAGILYYDGKGGILKDERKGIELYEKACNGNIPFGCYLIGLLYYEGKGVKQDADKAIELLKKACDGSNSFACSKLGDIYASGQNGVKQNLLTAKEYYGRVCDLGAQDGCDKYRDLNEKGY; encoded by the coding sequence ATGTTTTTTCTCAAATGGCTGCTGGCTTTGCTGCTCTTTTTTTCTTTCATCCATGCAGAAACGCTCGCAGATGCCAAAAATTATATTGAAAACAAACAATATCAAAAGGCGCTGATGATTTATCAAAGCTACTGCGACCGCAGCAATCCCATCGCCTGCCTTTCTTTGGGGATCTTGTACTCTGATGGCAAGGGCGTGCGTCAGGATTATAAAAGCGCTGCGACCTATTTACAAAAAGCCTGCGATGGTCGTGTGGCAATGGCTTGTCGCTTGCTGGGTGCCATCTACTATGATGGTAAGGGTGAGGTCAAAAGGGATGTCAATCAAGGAGTAGAGCTCTATGAAAAGGCCTGCAATGGCAGAGATGCACTCAGCTGCCTAAGCGCTGGTATCTTGTACTATGATGGCAAAGGTGGAATCCTCAAAGATGAGCGCAAGGGCATTGAGCTCTATGAAAAGGCCTGCAATGGAAATATTCCCTTTGGCTGTTATCTCATTGGGCTGCTCTACTATGAGGGCAAAGGCGTGAAGCAGGATGCCGACAAGGCTATCGAGCTGCTCAAAAAAGCCTGCGATGGATCCAATTCCTTTGCCTGCTCCAAGCTTGGCGATATCTATGCAAGCGGTCAAAACGGAGTCAAGCAAAATCTCCTCACAGCCAAAGAATACTACGGAAGAGTCTGTGACCTAGGCGCTCAAGATGGCTGTGACAAGTATCGAGACCTAAACGAAAAAGGGTATTAA